From the genome of Stegostoma tigrinum isolate sSteTig4 chromosome 32, sSteTig4.hap1, whole genome shotgun sequence, one region includes:
- the LOC125466956 gene encoding C-X-C chemokine receptor type 5 isoform X1: MSEMRFNMENLTNMAFSDFDYWYDNVTNDFDYEETYCPEEDETPKYFRKVIVPMLYFIVFLFGIIGNGLVLLILLRYRHIRTPTDNYLLHLALADLLLVLVLPFFAVEKILGWHFSTFLCKVIGSIHKLNFFCNSLLLGCISFDRYLAIVYAVQTYKKRKAQYVHLVCSAIWSIGFILQIPTLIFLTIEENLSEDVPKCTYSSNDVRVNDWLLAEQILYHGIGFSLPLVVMCYCYTKVIQTLCKTQNFEKHKAVKMVLTVTVMFFICWSPYNVVMIIRTLRSLDVFTAGCELYRKLAFAMVLSESVGFSHSCLNPILYVFIGVKFRNDILKLLREMGCISQATMDSHFHLKRAGKNGNPSVSDYTTSWSNV; the protein is encoded by the exons atggcaTTCTCTGATTTt GATTATTGGTATGACAATGTTACAAATGACTTTGATTATGAAGAAACTTACTGCCCTGAAGAAGATGAAACACCCAAATATTTCCGGAAGGTCATTGTGCCCATGCtttatttcattgttttcttGTTTGGGATCATTGGCAATGGCCTGGTGTTGCTGATCCTGCTGCGTTACAGGCACATCCGGACTCCTACTGacaattacttgctgcatctggCATTAGCTGATCTCCTCCTTGTACTTGTCCTCCCTTTCTTTGCTGTGGAAAAAATTTTGGGGTGGCACTTCAGTACATTCCTTTGTAAAGTGATAGGTTCCATCCACAAACTCAACTTCTTCTGCAATAGTCTGCTTTTAGGGTGCATCAGCTTTGACCGGTACCTGGCAATTGTCTACGCGGTCCAAACTTACAAGAAACGCAAAGCCCAGTACGTGCACCTGGTCTGCTCAGCCATCTGGTCCATAGGATTCATCCTTCAAATTCCAACTCTCATCTTCTTAACGATTGAGGAAAACTTATCCGAGGACGTTCCCAAATGCACCTACTCATCAAATGACGTCAGGGTGAATGATTGGCTCTTGGCCGAGCAGATCCTGTACCATGGCATTGGCTTTTCCTTGCCACTTGTTGTCATGTGTTACTGTTATACCAAAGTGATCCAAACTCTGTGCAAGACCCAGAACTTTGAGAAGCACAAGGCCGTCAAGATGGTGCTGACAGTCACAGTCATGTTCTTCATCTGCTGGTCTCCTTACAATGTGGTGATGATTATCAGGACACTGCGATCGCTAGATGTGTTCACGGCTGGCTGTGAGTTATACAGAAAACTAGCTTTTGCCATGGTGCTGTCAGAGAGTGTTGGCTTCAGTCACAGCTGTCTCAACCCAATCCTCTATGTGTTTATTGGTGTCAAATTTAGAAATGACATCTTGAAGCTTCTGAGAGAGATGGGCTGCATTAGTCAAGCCACCATGGACAGTCATTTCCATCTGAAACGTGCTGGGAAGAATGGGAATCCATCTGTCTCTGACTATACCACCTCCTGGTCTAACGTTTAA
- the LOC125466956 gene encoding C-X-C chemokine receptor type 5 isoform X2: protein MSEMRFNMENLTNDYWYDNVTNDFDYEETYCPEEDETPKYFRKVIVPMLYFIVFLFGIIGNGLVLLILLRYRHIRTPTDNYLLHLALADLLLVLVLPFFAVEKILGWHFSTFLCKVIGSIHKLNFFCNSLLLGCISFDRYLAIVYAVQTYKKRKAQYVHLVCSAIWSIGFILQIPTLIFLTIEENLSEDVPKCTYSSNDVRVNDWLLAEQILYHGIGFSLPLVVMCYCYTKVIQTLCKTQNFEKHKAVKMVLTVTVMFFICWSPYNVVMIIRTLRSLDVFTAGCELYRKLAFAMVLSESVGFSHSCLNPILYVFIGVKFRNDILKLLREMGCISQATMDSHFHLKRAGKNGNPSVSDYTTSWSNV from the coding sequence GATTATTGGTATGACAATGTTACAAATGACTTTGATTATGAAGAAACTTACTGCCCTGAAGAAGATGAAACACCCAAATATTTCCGGAAGGTCATTGTGCCCATGCtttatttcattgttttcttGTTTGGGATCATTGGCAATGGCCTGGTGTTGCTGATCCTGCTGCGTTACAGGCACATCCGGACTCCTACTGacaattacttgctgcatctggCATTAGCTGATCTCCTCCTTGTACTTGTCCTCCCTTTCTTTGCTGTGGAAAAAATTTTGGGGTGGCACTTCAGTACATTCCTTTGTAAAGTGATAGGTTCCATCCACAAACTCAACTTCTTCTGCAATAGTCTGCTTTTAGGGTGCATCAGCTTTGACCGGTACCTGGCAATTGTCTACGCGGTCCAAACTTACAAGAAACGCAAAGCCCAGTACGTGCACCTGGTCTGCTCAGCCATCTGGTCCATAGGATTCATCCTTCAAATTCCAACTCTCATCTTCTTAACGATTGAGGAAAACTTATCCGAGGACGTTCCCAAATGCACCTACTCATCAAATGACGTCAGGGTGAATGATTGGCTCTTGGCCGAGCAGATCCTGTACCATGGCATTGGCTTTTCCTTGCCACTTGTTGTCATGTGTTACTGTTATACCAAAGTGATCCAAACTCTGTGCAAGACCCAGAACTTTGAGAAGCACAAGGCCGTCAAGATGGTGCTGACAGTCACAGTCATGTTCTTCATCTGCTGGTCTCCTTACAATGTGGTGATGATTATCAGGACACTGCGATCGCTAGATGTGTTCACGGCTGGCTGTGAGTTATACAGAAAACTAGCTTTTGCCATGGTGCTGTCAGAGAGTGTTGGCTTCAGTCACAGCTGTCTCAACCCAATCCTCTATGTGTTTATTGGTGTCAAATTTAGAAATGACATCTTGAAGCTTCTGAGAGAGATGGGCTGCATTAGTCAAGCCACCATGGACAGTCATTTCCATCTGAAACGTGCTGGGAAGAATGGGAATCCATCTGTCTCTGACTATACCACCTCCTGGTCTAACGTTTAA